A region of [Bacteroides] pectinophilus DNA encodes the following proteins:
- a CDS encoding ECF transporter S component, with the protein MTDYGKLLEAVKSNVTFILVSILIVVCVYFIAKGLEKLIEAKCGMHFNSEKTKVNRLVVIAMFSAISAILMFFEFPLWFAPAFYELDFSEVPALVGAFMFGPTAGVAIEGLKVLIKIALKGTTTMFVGDLANFIVGCAMVVPASAFYFTKKTRKSALIGLITGGLCMVIAGSLMNGFYLLPKFAELYGMPIEALVAMGTKVNASINSVFTLVALAVVPFNILKSIVVGAITLILYKYISNLIKGQHAVNK; encoded by the coding sequence ATGACAGATTATGGTAAGCTGCTTGAAGCAGTAAAGAGTAATGTCACATTTATACTTGTGTCAATACTTATAGTAGTATGTGTTTATTTTATCGCAAAGGGACTGGAGAAATTAATTGAAGCAAAGTGCGGAATGCATTTTAATTCAGAAAAGACCAAGGTTAACAGACTTGTAGTAATTGCCATGTTTTCGGCAATCTCTGCGATACTTATGTTTTTTGAATTCCCACTGTGGTTTGCTCCGGCATTTTATGAGCTTGATTTCAGTGAAGTGCCTGCGCTTGTAGGCGCATTTATGTTCGGCCCTACAGCAGGGGTTGCCATAGAAGGACTTAAGGTTCTTATAAAGATTGCACTTAAGGGTACAACAACAATGTTCGTGGGAGATCTTGCCAACTTTATTGTAGGATGTGCGATGGTTGTACCGGCATCAGCTTTTTACTTTACAAAAAAAACAAGGAAATCAGCACTTATCGGACTCATAACAGGCGGACTTTGTATGGTTATTGCCGGAAGTCTCATGAATGGATTCTATCTTCTTCCAAAATTTGCCGAGCTTTATGGAATGCCTATAGAAGCGCTTGTTGCGATGGGAACAAAAGTTAATGCATCAATCAACAGTGTATTTACGCTTGTTGCGCTGGCAGTTGTTCCGTTCAATATACTTAAGTCGATTGTTGTAGGCGCAATAACGCTTATTCTTTACAAATATATCAGCAACCTTATAAAAGGCCAGCATGCCGTGAATAAATAG
- a CDS encoding NAD(+) synthase yields MKDGYVRVEVVTPDIKVADCIFNTEQICSRIDKAYDAQVSVIVFPEMCITGYTCNDLFLQDTLLSDAQKSLATITEYTKGKNMLTVVGLPFEYCNKLYNVAAVIKDGVILGLVPKKYIPNYNEFYERRQFTEGFDKAVKVCVAGQQTYMGSRILFRCSDFEKLVVGVEICEDLWTPLPPSVSHAMNGATLIVNPSASNETVGKEDYRRSLVTGQSARLVCAYAYASSGDGESTQDIVFGGHDIIAENGTLLAETSLFANNSVINDIDFDRLNSERRRMSTFTSATDNDEYTVVDFSLAGTEYTSLVRFIDPHPFVPENEATRNKRCEAILSIQAMGLKKRLAHIGCKNVVIGISGGLDSTLALLVAVRAYGLLGLDMSGIHAVTMPGFGTTDRTYDNAVKMIKSLGCTFHEISIRESVTRHFEDIGHDINVHDVTYENGQARERTQILMDIANKVNGIVIGTGDMSELALGWATYNGDHMSMYGVNASVPKTLVRHLVRYYAEVLADSTLAKVLYDVLDTPVSPELLPPDENGQIEQKTEDLVGPYELHDFFMYYILRFGIHPAKLYRIACAAFRPDYSEETILKWLKTFYRRFFAQHFKRSCLPDGPKVGTVAVSPRGDLRMPSDACARIWLKELDELG; encoded by the coding sequence ATGAAAGACGGATATGTAAGAGTAGAAGTTGTAACGCCGGATATAAAAGTTGCTGACTGCATTTTCAATACCGAACAGATATGCAGCCGGATAGACAAGGCATATGATGCGCAGGTTTCGGTAATCGTTTTTCCGGAGATGTGCATAACGGGATATACATGCAATGACCTGTTTCTGCAGGATACACTGCTCAGTGATGCGCAGAAGTCGCTTGCTACGATAACAGAATATACCAAAGGTAAAAACATGTTAACTGTTGTCGGGCTCCCGTTTGAATATTGTAATAAGCTATACAATGTCGCGGCAGTTATTAAGGATGGTGTAATTCTCGGACTTGTACCCAAAAAATATATTCCTAATTATAACGAATTCTATGAAAGACGTCAGTTTACAGAGGGCTTTGACAAGGCTGTAAAGGTATGTGTTGCGGGACAGCAGACATATATGGGAAGCAGGATTCTTTTCAGATGCTCTGATTTTGAAAAGCTCGTTGTCGGTGTCGAGATATGCGAAGATTTATGGACACCGCTGCCTCCAAGTGTAAGTCATGCCATGAATGGGGCAACTCTGATAGTTAATCCGTCTGCAAGTAACGAGACTGTTGGCAAAGAAGATTACAGAAGGAGTCTTGTAACCGGTCAGTCGGCGAGACTTGTGTGCGCATATGCCTATGCCTCGTCAGGAGATGGTGAGTCAACTCAGGATATTGTATTTGGCGGACATGATATAATTGCGGAGAATGGAACACTTCTTGCAGAAACATCGCTTTTTGCTAATAACAGTGTAATAAATGATATCGATTTTGACAGACTTAATTCTGAACGCCGCAGGATGAGTACATTTACATCGGCAACCGATAATGACGAGTACACCGTTGTGGACTTCAGTCTTGCAGGAACAGAGTATACAAGCCTTGTGAGATTTATAGATCCGCATCCGTTCGTGCCTGAGAATGAGGCAACACGCAATAAAAGATGCGAGGCAATTCTTTCAATTCAGGCAATGGGGCTTAAGAAGCGTCTTGCACATATCGGCTGTAAGAATGTAGTTATAGGAATATCCGGAGGACTTGACTCGACACTTGCTCTGCTTGTTGCTGTCAGGGCATATGGATTGCTGGGACTTGATATGTCAGGAATACATGCAGTGACAATGCCGGGCTTTGGAACTACCGACAGGACATATGATAATGCCGTTAAGATGATAAAGAGTCTTGGCTGTACCTTCCACGAAATCAGCATACGTGAATCTGTGACAAGGCATTTTGAAGACATAGGACATGATATTAATGTCCATGATGTTACTTATGAGAATGGACAGGCAAGAGAGAGAACACAGATTCTTATGGATATTGCCAATAAAGTTAACGGTATTGTAATCGGAACAGGTGATATGTCAGAGCTTGCACTTGGATGGGCAACATATAATGGTGACCATATGTCAATGTATGGAGTTAATGCCTCAGTGCCTAAGACGCTTGTAAGACATCTTGTCAGATATTATGCAGAGGTGCTGGCTGACAGTACGCTTGCAAAAGTGCTTTATGATGTACTTGATACTCCTGTAAGCCCGGAGCTTCTGCCACCTGATGAGAACGGACAGATAGAGCAGAAGACAGAGGATCTCGTAGGTCCATATGAACTTCATGATTTCTTTATGTATTATATATTGAGATTCGGCATACATCCTGCCAAGCTGTATCGTATAGCATGTGCAGCATTCAGGCCGGATTACAGCGAGGAGACAATACTGAAATGGCTTAAAACATTTTACAGAAGATTCTTTGCACAGCATTTTAAGAGGTCATGCCTTCCTGACGGACCAAAGGTCGGAACAGTCGCAGTTTCTCCGCGCGGTGATTTGAGAATGCCTAGTGATGCCTGCGCAAGAATATGGCTTAAAGAGCTTGATGAGCTTGGGTAG
- a CDS encoding aminotransferase class I/II-fold pyridoxal phosphate-dependent enzyme: MDFKFSDKALSFRPNIFNILNDKKNELLDAGRKVYNFSVGTPDFKPDEHVMKAVSEAALNADNYKYSLVDTDEMLDAVVGWYGRRYGVELKHDEIMSVAGTQEGMGHIALTMCNEGDIVLVPNPGYPIFEVGPYLNGAKIVHYDLHKDNGYLPDLNAIDGRIADKAKMMVVSYPLNPVCKCAPKSFYEELVTFAKAHDLLIVNDNAYSEIVYDGREGFSFLSIPGAKDVGVEFNSLSKTYNLTGLRISYLIGNSEIIKKYRTIRSQYDYGMSYLAQKAAVEALNGPQDSVYENRRRYQERRDALCGGLRSIGWNVPDSEGTMFVWAPLPAGYTDSEKFCMDFLENTGIICTPGSSFGSLGEGHVRFALVHPVDVINEAVGVAGQWLTTKQ; encoded by the coding sequence ATGGACTTTAAATTTTCAGATAAGGCGCTGAGTTTCAGACCGAATATATTTAACATACTTAATGATAAAAAGAACGAGCTGCTTGATGCAGGACGCAAGGTATATAATTTCTCAGTCGGAACGCCTGATTTTAAGCCTGATGAACATGTTATGAAGGCTGTGAGTGAGGCAGCCCTTAATGCGGATAATTACAAATATTCACTTGTTGATACAGATGAGATGCTTGATGCTGTTGTTGGCTGGTATGGCCGCAGATATGGTGTAGAGCTTAAGCATGATGAGATAATGAGCGTTGCCGGTACCCAGGAAGGTATGGGCCATATTGCTCTTACTATGTGTAATGAGGGAGATATAGTCCTTGTCCCGAATCCGGGATACCCTATATTCGAGGTGGGACCATATCTTAACGGCGCGAAGATAGTTCATTATGATCTTCATAAAGATAACGGATATCTGCCTGACCTGAATGCAATTGATGGCAGGATAGCAGATAAAGCAAAGATGATGGTAGTATCATACCCGCTTAATCCTGTCTGCAAATGTGCACCCAAAAGCTTTTATGAGGAGCTTGTAACATTTGCCAAGGCTCACGACCTGCTTATTGTTAATGATAATGCATATTCTGAGATTGTATATGATGGACGTGAAGGATTTTCTTTTCTGTCTATTCCGGGAGCGAAGGATGTCGGAGTTGAATTCAATTCTCTTTCAAAGACATATAATCTTACAGGACTTAGAATATCATATCTTATAGGCAATTCTGAGATAATTAAAAAATACCGCACGATACGTTCACAGTATGATTATGGAATGAGCTATCTTGCACAGAAAGCGGCTGTTGAAGCTCTTAACGGGCCGCAGGACAGCGTGTATGAGAACCGCAGAAGATATCAGGAGAGAAGAGATGCACTGTGCGGCGGTCTGCGCTCTATAGGCTGGAATGTACCTGATTCGGAGGGAACAATGTTTGTATGGGCTCCTCTTCCGGCAGGTTATACAGACTCAGAGAAGTTCTGCATGGACTTTCTTGAGAATACAGGTATAATATGCACACCGGGCAGTTCGTTTGGAAGCCTTGGAGAAGGACATGTGAGATTCGCACTTGTACATCCGGTTGATGTTATTAACGAAGCCGTTGGTGTTGCCGGACAGTGGTTGACAACGAAGCAGTGA
- the aroQ gene encoding type II 3-dehydroquinate dehydratase: MKILVINGPNINFLGIREKGIYGTKDYNALVDMINDKAKELGVDVEVFQSNGEGPVIDRIQQAYLDKVDGIIINPGAYTHYSYAIRDALASVEDIPKIEVHISNVHKREEFRHVSVTAPSCTGQVVGLGLNGYLLAMEAIVNGL, translated from the coding sequence ATGAAGATACTGGTTATAAACGGACCTAATATTAATTTCCTTGGCATAAGAGAAAAAGGAATATATGGGACTAAGGATTATAATGCACTTGTAGATATGATTAATGATAAGGCGAAGGAACTCGGAGTTGATGTTGAAGTATTCCAGAGCAACGGTGAGGGCCCTGTGATTGACAGAATACAGCAGGCATATCTTGATAAAGTTGATGGAATCATAATTAATCCGGGTGCTTATACGCATTACAGCTATGCAATACGTGATGCTCTTGCATCAGTAGAGGATATACCTAAGATTGAGGTACATATTTCCAATGTGCATAAAAGAGAAGAATTCCGGCATGTATCTGTTACTGCACCATCATGTACAGGACAGGTTGTAGGACTTGGACTTAACGGATATCTGCTCGCAATGGAGGCGATTGTAAATGGACTTTAA
- a CDS encoding DUF1292 domain-containing protein, with amino-acid sequence MEKITCLTDNNEPVVFFVLEQTRINGKNYLLVTDVEDENVDADAYILKDESQDSDSEASYVIVDDDDELEYVSQIFAELLDDVDIEK; translated from the coding sequence ATGGAGAAGATTACGTGCTTGACCGACAATAATGAGCCGGTTGTTTTTTTTGTATTGGAACAAACCAGAATTAATGGTAAGAATTATCTGTTGGTTACAGATGTTGAAGATGAGAATGTGGATGCAGATGCATACATACTTAAGGATGAATCACAGGATTCTGATTCTGAGGCATCTTATGTCATCGTAGACGATGATGATGAACTCGAATATGTTTCTCAGATATTTGCAGAGCTTCTGGATGATGTGGATATAGAGAAGTAG
- the ruvX gene encoding Holliday junction resolvase RuvX → MRILGLDYGTKTVGVAVTDPLGMTVQPLETITRDSDSKIRPTLRRIEEIIKELDVEQIVLGLPLNMDGTEGERAACSREFGDMLERRTGLQVVMTDERLTTVEAEEILETCKVARKDYKKYVDSVAAVLILEDYVRNCC, encoded by the coding sequence ATGCGTATTCTTGGACTTGATTATGGAACTAAGACAGTCGGTGTGGCGGTTACGGATCCTTTGGGAATGACAGTACAGCCGCTTGAGACGATTACCAGAGATTCGGACAGTAAGATACGTCCTACACTTCGAAGAATAGAAGAGATTATTAAAGAACTGGATGTAGAGCAGATTGTTCTTGGACTACCGCTTAACATGGATGGCACGGAAGGAGAACGTGCAGCGTGTTCGAGGGAGTTTGGCGATATGCTTGAGAGAAGGACAGGACTTCAGGTTGTTATGACTGACGAGAGACTTACAACTGTAGAAGCAGAAGAGATACTGGAAACATGCAAAGTTGCGAGAAAAGATTATAAGAAGTATGTTGACAGTGTTGCAGCTGTTCTTATTTTGGAAGATTATGTGAGGAATTGTTGTTAA
- a CDS encoding YqeG family HAD IIIA-type phosphatase, with translation MAFLERFYPGDYVDSTYDIDYEVLYSQGFRGIIFDIDNTLVEHGMPATGRAVELFERLRRTGFDTCVISNNKEPRVAPFANEVGTKYIYDAKKPSTKNYIKAMQLMGTDRSDTIFVGDQLFTDVWGANRAGIRTYLVKPIDRHEEIQIILKRYLEKIVLWFYARSKKDRRS, from the coding sequence ATGGCTTTTTTAGAGAGATTTTATCCCGGAGATTATGTGGATTCAACTTATGATATAGATTATGAGGTGTTGTACTCGCAAGGGTTCCGCGGAATAATTTTCGATATTGACAATACACTTGTAGAGCATGGCATGCCTGCAACCGGGCGTGCTGTTGAACTGTTTGAGAGACTTCGAAGGACAGGCTTTGATACATGTGTAATATCTAACAACAAAGAACCGAGGGTGGCTCCATTTGCCAATGAAGTAGGAACAAAATATATATACGATGCCAAAAAGCCTTCAACAAAGAATTACATAAAAGCTATGCAGCTTATGGGAACGGACAGGTCTGATACAATATTTGTCGGAGACCAGCTGTTTACGGATGTCTGGGGTGCCAACAGGGCAGGAATCCGGACATATCTTGTTAAGCCGATAGACAGACATGAAGAGATACAGATTATTCTCAAGAGATATCTTGAGAAGATAGTGCTGTGGTTTTATGCGAGAAGTAAAAAGGACAGGAGAAGCTAG
- a CDS encoding acyl--CoA ligase, whose product MSENTFYSLLKKSAESYPDSTAILYDTYAITYAGLFRDCCKKAIYFRQFDRKRIALIGPASYRWIVNFFGAIMAGKDVVLLDSFLASAERHILLDKVRPDYILSYTMQYILADSDGLTIENVSHDEENCDESDFDASVSEGNILFFTSGTSELAKAVVLTSANLNFSTSLVSSKIACSSSDRVLSVLPPNHVFGLIYSILWPLSCGACVCISRGIKHISFDTIYYNPSILPVFPALLEGYIRFNSMNAELKTIIVGESKCSDRIISELEDDGYNVYSVYGLTAASGGIAVSSKATGHKLVPYDGITISIADDDEIFIKSAGIMQCYDNDEAQTKEVISNGFLHSGDLGYLDDEGHLIITGSKKNILALPNGEKINCLEVEEFFNANDSIDESAIGILHGSCTIWISTTDEKFGDEQAQRMVDSYNKTKCVSRHINHYIIVNAPLPRDRYGHLDRWALAKESSSRD is encoded by the coding sequence ATGTCAGAGAATACATTTTACAGTCTGCTTAAGAAAAGTGCTGAATCATACCCGGACAGCACCGCCATCCTGTATGATACATATGCTATTACTTATGCCGGACTTTTCAGGGACTGCTGCAAAAAAGCAATCTATTTCAGACAATTTGACAGGAAGCGGATAGCTCTCATAGGTCCCGCATCGTACCGCTGGATTGTCAATTTTTTCGGAGCGATAATGGCAGGCAAAGATGTTGTGCTTCTTGATTCGTTTCTGGCAAGTGCCGAGAGACACATTCTTCTTGACAAAGTCAGACCGGACTATATACTTTCATACACTATGCAGTATATACTTGCAGATTCTGACGGCTTAACAATTGAGAATGTATCACATGATGAAGAGAATTGTGACGAATCTGATTTTGATGCCTCTGTAAGTGAAGGTAATATCCTGTTCTTCACATCAGGAACAAGTGAATTAGCCAAAGCAGTTGTTCTTACATCAGCTAATCTTAATTTCAGCACTTCACTTGTATCATCGAAGATTGCCTGCTCAAGTTCTGACAGAGTGCTCTCAGTACTTCCTCCGAACCATGTATTCGGTCTTATATACAGTATACTCTGGCCGCTCTCATGCGGTGCATGTGTATGCATAAGCCGTGGAATTAAGCACATCAGCTTTGACACAATTTATTATAATCCTTCAATTCTCCCGGTATTTCCTGCTCTCCTTGAAGGATATATACGCTTCAACTCCATGAACGCGGAACTTAAGACTATAATTGTAGGTGAGAGCAAATGTTCCGACAGGATAATCAGTGAACTTGAAGACGATGGATATAACGTATATTCAGTATACGGTCTCACAGCCGCTTCAGGCGGAATTGCCGTATCATCCAAAGCAACAGGCCATAAGCTTGTACCATATGACGGGATTACAATATCTATTGCGGACGATGATGAGATTTTCATCAAGAGTGCAGGAATAATGCAGTGCTACGATAATGACGAGGCGCAGACCAAAGAAGTCATCTCCAATGGGTTCCTCCATTCAGGAGACCTCGGCTATCTTGACGATGAAGGTCATCTTATCATAACCGGAAGTAAGAAGAATATTCTTGCACTTCCTAACGGTGAAAAGATTAACTGCCTTGAGGTTGAAGAATTTTTCAATGCCAATGATTCAATTGATGAATCTGCAATCGGAATTCTTCACGGTTCATGTACAATCTGGATATCAACAACCGATGAGAAGTTCGGTGATGAGCAGGCTCAACGTATGGTCGATTCTTACAATAAGACCAAGTGTGTCTCGCGCCATATCAATCATTATATAATTGTCAATGCACCGCTTCCACGAGACAGGTATGGACATCTTGACAGATGGGCACTTGCAAAAGAGTCTTCAAGCCGGGACTGA
- a CDS encoding YlmC/YmxH family sporulation protein, with translation MRICELHDKEVVNVKDGCILGCVVDIDFDCKTGCICALIVPGPTRFCGLFGRDIEYIIPYKCVMNIGEDAILVDVVLEKVSFRCT, from the coding sequence ATGCGCATATGTGAACTGCATGACAAAGAGGTTGTCAATGTTAAGGATGGCTGTATACTCGGCTGTGTGGTTGATATTGATTTTGACTGTAAGACAGGGTGTATCTGTGCACTTATAGTGCCGGGGCCGACAAGGTTCTGTGGCCTGTTCGGACGTGATATAGAATATATTATTCCATATAAGTGTGTTATGAATATAGGAGAAGATGCAATTCTTGTTGATGTTGTGCTTGAAAAGGTGTCTTTCAGATGTACATAG
- a CDS encoding IreB family regulatory phosphoprotein, giving the protein MLDNNTRFFKTQPDKTISVEEILEQVYLALKEKGYNPVNQIVGYIMSGDPTYITSHNNARSLIMKVERDELVEEVIRYFIEGKGL; this is encoded by the coding sequence ATGTTAGATAACAATACCAGATTTTTTAAGACACAGCCTGACAAGACTATTTCTGTTGAGGAGATTCTTGAGCAGGTATATCTTGCACTTAAGGAGAAGGGATATAATCCGGTTAATCAGATCGTCGGATATATTATGTCAGGTGACCCGACATACATAACAAGTCATAACAACGCAAGAAGCCTTATTATGAAGGTTGAGAGAGATGAACTTGTGGAAGAAGTTATCCGTTATTTTATAGAAGGTAAGGGATTATAA
- the nrdR gene encoding transcriptional regulator NrdR, which translates to MKCPYCGKEDSRVMDSRPTDDGSIRRRRQCDSCGKRFTTYEKVETVPLMVIKKDSKREPYDRKKLLAGIVRACYKRPISIDRMNEMVDEIETEIFNSGEKEIPTTRIGEVVMDKLKDLDAVAYVRFASVYREFKDVNTFMDELKKFLV; encoded by the coding sequence ATGAAATGCCCATATTGTGGTAAGGAAGATTCCAGAGTAATGGATTCAAGACCTACGGATGACGGATCTATAAGGAGAAGAAGACAGTGTGATTCATGTGGCAAGAGGTTTACAACATATGAGAAAGTTGAGACTGTTCCGCTTATGGTCATCAAGAAGGACAGTAAGAGGGAGCCTTATGACCGCAAGAAGCTTCTTGCGGGAATTGTAAGAGCATGCTACAAACGTCCAATCTCAATTGACAGGATGAATGAGATGGTTGACGAGATTGAGACAGAGATATTCAACAGTGGCGAAAAAGAGATTCCAACAACCAGAATAGGAGAGGTTGTAATGGACAAGCTCAAAGACCTTGATGCGGTTGCTTATGTCCGCTTTGCATCAGTATACAGGGAATTCAAGGATGTAAATACATTCATGGATGAACTGAAGAAGTTTTTAGTGTGA
- a CDS encoding shikimate kinase has translation MNNKGNIVLIGFMGAGKTTVGRWISQNVNMKYIDTDDYIEAGQNMTIKDIFANYGEEFFRDLETKALEELCEGCSQTVISVGGGMPVRDINRKLMKKLGTVVYLKAAEEELARRLDGDDKRPMLAGQDLRKRIHELIMQREDAYLDASDVVINTMGMSMNGIYNAIEDYINDGGR, from the coding sequence ATGAATAATAAGGGTAATATAGTTCTTATCGGATTCATGGGTGCAGGTAAGACTACGGTCGGAAGATGGATATCCCAGAATGTCAATATGAAGTATATTGATACGGACGACTATATTGAAGCCGGACAGAATATGACAATAAAAGACATATTTGCAAATTACGGAGAAGAGTTTTTCAGAGACCTTGAGACCAAAGCATTAGAGGAGCTTTGTGAGGGCTGCAGCCAGACTGTTATATCAGTCGGCGGCGGAATGCCTGTGCGTGATATTAACAGAAAACTTATGAAAAAGCTGGGAACTGTTGTATATCTAAAAGCTGCTGAGGAAGAACTTGCAAGAAGACTTGATGGAGATGACAAACGCCCGATGCTGGCAGGGCAGGATCTGCGCAAAAGGATCCACGAACTTATTATGCAGCGGGAGGACGCTTATCTTGATGCTTCAGACGTTGTTATTAACACGATGGGCATGAGCATGAATGGCATATATAATGCAATAGAAGATTACATTAATGACGGAGGCAGATAA
- the aroE gene encoding shikimate dehydrogenase translates to MKDVKGTTRVCGIIGNPVGHSVSPVLQNTLADITGTELVYVPFKVEDNIKAAIEGAYALNVFGLNVTVPHKSAVIECLADIDPIAASIGAVNTLVRTDRGYKGYNTDILGLKRELEEAGIALGGRRVIILGAGGAARAIAFLCAKENASAIYILNRTVSKAENIAASVNEYFEADIAKAMDIADYAGLEGGGYVCIQTTSVGLYPDTDKAPVEDEAFYKKIDAAVDIIYNPAVTKFMKLVKASGKASDGTDKKAYNGLKMLLYQGVSAYELWNNVQISTQQSEEVYKAMCREMGIDE, encoded by the coding sequence ATGAAAGATGTAAAGGGAACAACCAGGGTATGCGGGATAATAGGTAACCCGGTTGGACATTCAGTATCACCGGTACTTCAGAATACACTTGCTGATATTACCGGTACGGAACTTGTATATGTTCCGTTTAAAGTCGAAGATAACATAAAGGCTGCAATAGAAGGTGCATATGCATTGAATGTGTTTGGACTTAATGTTACAGTTCCACACAAAAGCGCAGTTATAGAATGTCTTGCGGATATAGATCCGATTGCAGCAAGCATTGGTGCAGTTAATACACTTGTGAGAACTGACAGAGGTTACAAAGGATATAATACAGATATACTCGGACTAAAAAGAGAACTTGAGGAAGCAGGTATTGCTCTTGGCGGACGCAGGGTAATAATTCTTGGTGCCGGCGGTGCAGCAAGGGCGATAGCTTTTTTATGTGCAAAGGAGAACGCTTCCGCAATATACATACTCAACCGCACTGTAAGTAAAGCAGAGAATATTGCCGCTTCCGTTAATGAATATTTTGAGGCTGATATTGCAAAAGCCATGGATATAGCAGATTATGCAGGACTTGAAGGTGGGGGATATGTCTGTATACAGACGACAAGTGTCGGACTGTATCCTGACACAGACAAAGCACCTGTTGAAGATGAAGCATTTTACAAGAAGATAGATGCTGCCGTAGATATTATATATAATCCTGCAGTGACAAAGTTCATGAAACTTGTGAAAGCTTCGGGAAAAGCCTCTGACGGCACTGATAAAAAGGCATATAACGGGCTTAAAATGCTGCTTTACCAGGGAGTCAGCGCATATGAACTCTGGAATAATGTACAGATAAGCACACAGCAGTCTGAGGAAGTCTATAAAGCTATGTGCAGGGAGATGGGAATAGATGAATAA